The genomic segment ATTTTCACGGTTCTTTAACAACAGATACCGGCTGCCTTTATAAACGGCCTTATCGGCTTTGCCGGCTTTTCGATACTCGCTATTGCGTACTTTATCGATAACCCGGCTGAAATTGGCGACCACATGGAAAAGGTCGAATACGATTTTCGCTTGAGGCACTTTTTTTTAACGGCCTTGATGAACGGATTCCACATATCCATCACCACGGCTTTGATGCCGTCAAGCTGCTGGTCGTTGAGCTGGTCGAAGAAGCTCTCCAACGTTTTAGCCCTGCGGTCTTTTCCGACAAAGACCACTCGCCCGCTACGATAATCCAGCACGACGGTCAGATAGCGGTGGCCTTTGCGTATGGAGATCTCGTCCACGGCCAGAATGCTCAGTCCGTTTAAATCCGGCTGGCCAAAGTCGCGCTCCAAATAATATTTGT from the Desulfobacterales bacterium genome contains:
- a CDS encoding transposase is translated as MSVPTIAPYFPFRRIKIINQDVTPDADAAHIQIQPDKRFVPICHGCGFTAAAVHSWTRRRVRDLNIAAAQVWLDCRYRKIFCPHCQGIHIEDLELFHPYLRVTCRMARYIYQLCQYMTVSEVARHLDLDWKTVKDIDKYYLERDFGQPDLNGLSILAVDEISIRKGHRYLTVVLDYRSGRVVFVGKDRRAKTLESFFDQLNDQQLDGIKAVVMDMWNPFIKAVKKKCLKRKSYSTFSMWSPISAGLSIKYAIASIEKPAKPIRPFIKAAGICC